Proteins from one Ictidomys tridecemlineatus isolate mIctTri1 chromosome 14, mIctTri1.hap1, whole genome shotgun sequence genomic window:
- the LOC101976825 gene encoding high mobility group protein B1, which produces MGKADPKKPRGKMSSYAFFVQTCREEHKKKHPDASVNFSEFSKKCSERWKTMTAKEKGKFEDMAKADKARYEREMKTYIPPKGETKKKFKDPNAPKRPPSAFFLFYPEYRPQIKGEHPGLSIGDVAKKLGEMWNNTAADDKQPYEKKAAKLKEKYEKDIAAYRAKGKPDAAKKGVVKAEKSKKKKEEEEDEEDEEDEDEEEDDDDE; this is translated from the coding sequence ATGGGCAAAGCAGATCCTAAGAAGCCGAGAGGCAAAATGTCATCATATGCATTCTTTGTGCAAACTTGCCGGGAGGAGCACAAGAAGAAGCACCCAGATGCTTCAGTCAACTTCTCAGAGTTTTCTAAGAAGTGCTCAGAGAGGTGGAAGACCATGACtgctaaagagaaaggaaaatttgaagacaTGGCAAAGGCGGACAAGGCCCgttatgaaagagaaatgaaaacctatATCCCTCCTAAAggggaaacaaaaaagaagttcAAGGATCCCAATGCACCCAAGAGGCCTCCGTCGGCCTTCTTCTTGTTCTATCCTGAGTATCGCCCCCAAATCAAGGGAGAACATCCTGGCCTATCCATTGGTGATGTTGCAAAGAAACTGGGAGAGATGTGGAATAACACTGCTGCAGATGATAAGCAGCCTTATGAAAAGAAAGCTGCCAAGCTGAAGGAAAAATACGAAAAGGATATTGCTGCCTACCGAGCTAAAGGAAAACCTGATGCAGCAAAAAAGGGAGTTGTCAAGGctgaaaaaagcaagaaaaagaaggaagaggaggaagatgaggaagatgaagaagatgaagatgaagaagaagatgatgatgatgaataa